One Microlunatus soli genomic window carries:
- a CDS encoding alpha/beta hydrolase, whose translation MIMAHLRCDFYSDALGLSTSMTVLLPQQTRTQIGMAGTASDAPPPLLYLLHGLSDDDTTWLRRTSIERYAAPLGLAVVMPQVHRSFYHDQAYGGAYQTFLTEELPALVHSMFRVSDRPEDTFVAGLSMGGYGALHWALSKPERFAAAASLSGAVNITGLRTNRPRPDDPRMFERIFGDQPIPDSADLFALLSSIDVAECPALYVGCGTEDALEPDNRKLVRAIEDAGLPVRTSFVPGEHEWGLWDAEIRQVLEWLPLPADSTTESTER comes from the coding sequence ATGATCATGGCTCACCTGCGCTGCGACTTCTACTCCGACGCCCTCGGACTCAGCACCTCGATGACCGTGCTGCTTCCGCAACAGACTCGCACCCAGATCGGCATGGCTGGCACGGCATCCGACGCGCCGCCGCCGCTGCTGTACCTGCTGCACGGCCTCAGCGACGATGACACGACCTGGTTGCGCCGGACCTCGATCGAACGATACGCCGCACCCCTCGGCCTCGCGGTGGTGATGCCGCAGGTGCATCGCAGCTTCTATCACGACCAGGCCTACGGCGGCGCCTACCAGACCTTCCTCACCGAAGAGCTCCCGGCCCTGGTACACAGCATGTTCCGGGTCTCCGACCGTCCGGAGGACACCTTCGTCGCCGGGCTCTCGATGGGCGGCTACGGCGCACTGCACTGGGCACTGAGCAAGCCCGAACGCTTTGCCGCAGCAGCCAGTCTGTCCGGTGCGGTGAACATCACCGGACTGCGGACCAATCGACCCCGACCGGACGATCCGCGGATGTTCGAACGGATCTTCGGTGATCAACCGATCCCCGACTCGGCCGACCTGTTCGCGTTGCTGTCCTCGATCGACGTCGCCGAGTGTCCCGCGCTGTATGTCGGGTGCGGCACCGAGGACGCCCTGGAGCCGGACAACCGGAAGCTGGTCCGAGCCATCGAGGACGCCGGCCTGCCGGTCCGGACCTCCTTCGTCCCGGGGGAACACGAGTGGGGACTGTGGGACGCCGAGATCCGCCAGGTGCTGGAGTGGCTGCCGCTGCCAGCCGACTCGACAACCGAATCGACCGAGAGGTGA
- a CDS encoding metallophosphoesterase produces MSLEQPLFRFGLIADVQYADDEPDIALDRHFRASPGKLSAAIAEFERHQVSFAIHLGDLIDHDLANAAPILELMDASSVEFRQVLGNHDFSTHRSDTVNDQQTVCRAFGMAEPYYAFDLPGWRFLVLDTNQVGVIATAPGTPAREDGDRLLQRLRAAGRPNANPWNGTIGPAQRDWLADQLTDAEHRGLRAMIFAHHPVFPDHHDNLLDDQELRDWLADFGALAAWVNGHQHQGGYGSYRGVHYLTLSGVLQTADSNAYAIAEVYADRIEITGYDREPSRTLKITVAG; encoded by the coding sequence GTGAGCCTTGAGCAGCCACTGTTCCGCTTCGGCCTGATCGCCGATGTCCAGTACGCAGACGACGAACCGGATATCGCTCTCGATCGGCACTTCCGGGCATCACCGGGCAAGTTGTCGGCCGCCATCGCCGAATTCGAGCGGCACCAGGTGTCCTTCGCGATCCACCTCGGAGATCTGATCGATCATGATCTGGCGAATGCCGCGCCGATCCTGGAGCTGATGGACGCATCGTCGGTCGAGTTCCGCCAGGTGCTCGGCAATCACGATTTCAGCACTCACCGGTCGGACACCGTCAACGACCAACAGACGGTCTGCCGGGCGTTCGGCATGGCGGAGCCGTACTACGCCTTCGATCTGCCGGGCTGGCGTTTCCTGGTGCTCGACACCAATCAGGTCGGGGTGATCGCGACGGCTCCGGGGACGCCCGCCCGGGAGGACGGTGATCGACTCCTGCAGCGACTGCGTGCCGCAGGTCGGCCGAACGCCAATCCGTGGAACGGCACCATCGGTCCGGCTCAGAGGGACTGGTTGGCCGACCAGCTCACCGACGCCGAGCACCGCGGCCTGCGCGCCATGATCTTCGCCCACCACCCGGTCTTCCCCGATCACCACGACAACCTGCTCGATGATCAAGAACTCCGCGACTGGTTGGCAGACTTCGGGGCGCTCGCGGCCTGGGTCAACGGTCATCAGCACCAGGGCGGCTACGGCAGCTACCGGGGCGTGCACTACCTGACCCTCTCCGGCGTGCTCCAGACCGCCGACAGCAACGCCTATGCGATCGCCGAGGTGTATGCGGACCGGATCGAGATCACCGGCTACGACCGTGAGCCGTCGCGCACTCTCAAGATCACCGTGGCAGGCTGA